A portion of the Acidisoma sp. PAMC 29798 genome contains these proteins:
- a CDS encoding Hint domain-containing protein, which translates to MANIIWNGSAGDWTDPDNWTPAQVPVSGDTATITGTGTADVSINGSDFVSISGLVMNDALGSLEINGSLTATQILLQSGTINNYGTLADTTVINSGGDFEFGYGLLKGDTWQGNLEVGGEGMAVVQGGLTTKSLDGTGPGTITIDGADSTLLFNDTETFDNATITMGSATGLANLDAGGTVTFGSGVTIQTTTTAFFDDSLGGEGTIVNDGTIIASAPSGELDLESPTFINNGAITATGGVKLDIQPYGTFANNGTLTVGNGSVASIQYLNAFTNTGTIAINGGGELDLDTYASALTQTQVTGGTVEIDGLFNAEGETLNLAADSAFSTILNYGTLENATLLENGGTLDIGYGLFKADTIQGTFDVNGESTAEIQGGLTALSLDGTGPGDITIDGADSTLLFNDTETFDNATITMGSATGLSNLDAGGTVTFGSGVTIQTSAADFFDDSLGGEGTIINDGTITADATSGEMDLESPTFINNGDISVAYGTSLDIQPYGTFANNGTLTVGVDSVASIQYLNAFTNTGLITVDAGGELDLDTYASALTKTQATGGTVEIDGLFNAEGETLNVATDSNFSTITNNGTIENATFVINGGTLGIGNGLFQADTVQGNFEIGGDSTAQIKGGLTSEALGGTGAGSVTIDGDDSTLQFDDTETFNNATITMGSATGVDTLDAEGTLTLGAGVTVQTASDINVVNLEGSGTIINDGTITANATDGEVNLETDSFVNNGAITVTGGTDLNVETGSAFTNAGTMTISDGSIASVQFMDSFTNTGTIAVDDATLIVDTATTAGATDGVTQLSGDALAVYDLDVDATQTVQFMDGTNNELDLATPSSFQGTISGFQEGNTIDLEGYAGDTYSFADNTLTFSDNGGVSATLYFAGSYTASDFTATDTTSGDLLVTTDVLPCFVAGTRIRTPRGDVRVETLREGDEVITVTDGVTQVMPVTWIGMRAVDILRHRDADKVRPIRIRQGAFADNLPARDLLLSPDHAIFAEGVLVPVKYLVNGTTIVIEGAARQVVYVHVELAQHEILLAEGLPTESYLETGGRNMFQNGGLPVVLHADFARLSWDALGCHELKVTGIEVDAIRATLGARADDVAGQAQRRAG; encoded by the coding sequence ATGGCAAATATCATTTGGAACGGCAGTGCTGGAGACTGGACCGATCCAGACAATTGGACGCCAGCTCAGGTGCCCGTCTCGGGTGACACTGCAACGATCACCGGCACAGGCACGGCCGATGTTTCGATCAATGGTTCCGATTTCGTATCCATAAGCGGACTGGTCATGAACGATGCGCTTGGGTCGCTGGAAATCAACGGCAGCCTGACCGCAACCCAAATTCTGCTCCAGTCGGGAACCATCAACAATTATGGTACTCTGGCCGACACGACGGTTATCAACAGCGGCGGTGACTTCGAATTCGGCTATGGCCTGCTCAAAGGCGACACATGGCAGGGTAATCTCGAAGTCGGCGGCGAAGGAATGGCGGTCGTTCAGGGCGGCCTGACGACGAAGAGCCTGGACGGCACCGGGCCCGGCACCATCACCATCGACGGCGCCGATAGCACGCTGCTGTTCAACGATACCGAGACCTTTGATAACGCCACCATCACCATGGGCAGCGCCACCGGTCTCGCCAATCTCGACGCCGGCGGAACGGTGACCTTCGGGTCCGGCGTCACGATCCAGACGACGACCACGGCCTTCTTCGATGACAGCCTCGGCGGCGAGGGCACCATCGTCAATGACGGCACCATCATTGCCAGCGCACCGAGCGGCGAACTCGACCTTGAAAGCCCCACCTTCATCAATAACGGCGCCATCACGGCCACCGGCGGCGTGAAGCTGGACATCCAGCCCTACGGCACTTTCGCGAATAACGGTACCCTTACTGTCGGCAATGGCAGCGTCGCCTCCATCCAATATCTCAACGCCTTCACCAATACAGGCACCATCGCAATCAACGGCGGCGGCGAACTCGACCTCGACACCTATGCATCGGCCCTGACGCAGACCCAGGTGACCGGTGGCACGGTGGAGATCGACGGCCTGTTCAATGCCGAGGGCGAAACGCTCAACCTCGCGGCGGACAGCGCCTTCTCCACGATCCTCAACTACGGCACGCTGGAAAACGCGACCCTCCTCGAAAACGGCGGCACGCTCGACATCGGCTACGGCCTGTTCAAGGCGGACACGATCCAGGGCACGTTCGATGTCAACGGCGAGAGCACGGCGGAGATCCAAGGCGGCTTGACGGCGCTGAGCCTGGACGGCACCGGACCCGGCGACATCACCATCGACGGCGCGGACAGCACGCTGCTGTTCAACGATACCGAGACCTTTGACAACGCTACCATCACCATGGGCAGTGCCACCGGTCTCTCCAATCTTGATGCCGGCGGCACCGTCACCTTCGGGTCCGGCGTCACGATACAGACAAGCGCTGCGGACTTCTTCGATGACAGCCTCGGCGGCGAGGGCACCATCATCAATGATGGCACAATCACCGCCGACGCGACGAGCGGCGAGATGGACCTCGAAAGCCCCACCTTCATCAACAACGGCGACATTTCCGTCGCGTACGGGACCTCCCTCGACATCCAGCCCTATGGCACCTTCGCCAATAACGGCACCCTCACCGTCGGCGTGGACAGTGTTGCCTCCATCCAATATCTGAACGCCTTCACCAATACGGGCCTCATCACGGTGGATGCCGGCGGTGAACTCGACCTCGATACCTACGCCTCCGCTCTGACCAAGACGCAGGCGACCGGCGGCACGGTTGAGATCGACGGTCTGTTCAACGCTGAGGGCGAGACCCTGAACGTCGCCACGGACAGCAACTTCTCCACCATCACCAATAACGGCACGATCGAGAACGCGACCTTCGTTATCAACGGCGGCACGCTCGGCATTGGCAACGGCCTGTTTCAGGCCGACACGGTGCAGGGCAATTTCGAGATTGGCGGCGACAGCACCGCGCAAATCAAGGGCGGCCTGACCAGCGAAGCCCTGGGCGGCACAGGGGCCGGCAGCGTCACCATCGATGGTGACGACAGCACCTTGCAGTTCGACGACACCGAGACATTCAATAACGCTACCATCACTATGGGCAGCGCCACGGGTGTCGATACGCTTGATGCCGAAGGCACGCTGACGCTCGGCGCCGGCGTCACCGTGCAGACCGCCAGCGACATCAACGTGGTGAACCTCGAAGGCAGCGGCACCATCATCAATGACGGCACGATCACCGCGAATGCGACCGATGGCGAGGTCAATCTCGAAACCGATAGCTTCGTTAACAACGGCGCCATCACCGTCACCGGTGGCACAGACCTCAACGTCGAGACCGGCAGCGCCTTCACCAATGCCGGCACCATGACCATCAGCGACGGCAGCATCGCGTCGGTCCAGTTTATGGACAGCTTCACCAATACCGGCACCATCGCGGTTGATGACGCCACGCTGATCGTCGATACCGCAACGACGGCGGGGGCGACCGACGGCGTCACCCAGCTGAGCGGTGACGCGCTGGCGGTGTATGACCTGGATGTCGATGCCACGCAGACGGTCCAGTTCATGGACGGCACCAATAACGAACTCGACCTCGCTACCCCGAGCAGCTTCCAGGGCACCATCTCGGGCTTCCAGGAAGGGAATACCATCGACCTCGAAGGTTATGCCGGTGATACCTACAGCTTTGCTGACAACACGCTGACCTTCAGCGACAATGGCGGCGTCTCTGCCACCCTCTATTTCGCCGGCAGCTATACGGCGAGCGACTTCACGGCCACGGACACAACATCGGGCGATCTCCTCGTCACGACAGACGTGCTGCCCTGCTTCGTGGCGGGCACACGCATTCGCACGCCGCGCGGTGATGTCCGCGTCGAAACCCTTCGTGAGGGTGATGAGGTCATCACCGTAACCGATGGCGTCACGCAGGTGATGCCTGTCACATGGATCGGGATGCGCGCGGTGGATATCCTGCGCCATCGCGATGCGGACAAGGTCCGACCTATCCGCATCCGCCAGGGCGCCTTTGCCGACAACCTTCCGGCGCGCGACCTGCTTCTGTCACCCGACCATGCGATCTTCGCCGAGGGCGTCTTGGTGCCTGTGAAATATCTGGTCAATGGCACCACAATCGTGATCGAAGGCGCGGCACGCCAGGTCGTTTACGTCCATGTCGAACTGGCACAGCACGAGATTCTGCTCGCCGAGGGTCTGCCGACGGAAAGCTATCTGGAGACCGGCGGGCGCAATATGTTCCAGAACGGCGGCCTGCCCGTGGTGCTGCACGCGGACTTCGCCCGCTTGTCCTGGGACGCACTGGGTTGCCATGAACTGAAAGTGACGGGGATCGAAGTCGATGCGATCCGCGCGACGCTCGGGGCACGCGCCGATGACGTCGCGGGTCAGGCGCAGCGCCGCGCCGGCTGA
- a CDS encoding fructose bisphosphate aldolase, whose amino-acid sequence MANDEMMTQIATKGGFIAALDQSGGSTPGALRLYGIPDTAYSGEAEMFELMHEMRVRIMTAPAFTGDKVIAAILFEQTMDGVVWDTPVPTFLWEDRGVIPFLKMDKGLQPEADGVSLMKPIGGLDALLERAVTLGVFGTKMRSVVNLPNEAGIAAIVAQQFEIAAQIAGHGLMPIIEPEVSIKSPDKAGAEAILRAELTKALDALSGAPVMLKLTIPDVTDFYAPLIAHPKVARVVALSGGYSQAEACKRLSANHGMIASFSRALTEGLTVSMTDPDFDAAIAASIHAIYEASTVKV is encoded by the coding sequence ATGGCCAATGACGAGATGATGACGCAGATCGCCACCAAGGGGGGCTTCATCGCTGCCCTCGACCAGAGTGGTGGCTCAACCCCCGGCGCCCTGCGCCTGTATGGCATTCCCGACACCGCCTATAGCGGTGAGGCCGAGATGTTCGAGCTGATGCATGAAATGCGGGTCCGCATCATGACCGCGCCCGCCTTCACGGGCGACAAGGTCATTGCCGCCATCCTGTTCGAACAGACGATGGACGGTGTCGTGTGGGATACACCCGTGCCGACCTTCCTGTGGGAAGATCGCGGCGTCATTCCCTTCCTGAAGATGGATAAGGGCCTGCAACCCGAGGCCGATGGTGTCAGTTTGATGAAACCAATCGGCGGGCTGGACGCACTTTTGGAGCGGGCCGTCACGCTCGGTGTCTTCGGCACCAAGATGCGCTCTGTCGTCAATCTGCCGAATGAGGCGGGAATCGCCGCCATTGTCGCCCAGCAGTTCGAGATTGCTGCCCAGATTGCCGGCCACGGCCTGATGCCGATCATCGAGCCCGAGGTCTCCATCAAAAGCCCGGACAAGGCGGGCGCGGAAGCCATCCTGCGCGCGGAACTGACCAAGGCGCTCGACGCCCTGTCGGGTGCCCCGGTCATGCTCAAGCTGACCATCCCCGATGTGACCGACTTCTATGCCCCGTTGATCGCGCATCCGAAGGTGGCCCGCGTCGTGGCGCTTTCGGGTGGCTACAGCCAGGCCGAGGCCTGCAAACGCCTTTCTGCCAATCACGGCATGATCGCGAGCTTTTCGCGCGCTTTGACCGAGGGTCTTACCGTGTCCATGACCGACCCGGACTTCGACGCGGCGATTGCCGCGTCGATCCACGCGATTTACGAGGCTTCGACCGTTAAAGTGTAG